The sequence below is a genomic window from Plasmodium gaboni strain SY75 chromosome 7, whole genome shotgun sequence.
AGACTAATTTATTTGCAAAATATGTAAATGATGATGGTACAGCTAAACAAAATATTCATACCGAACATAATTTAACAGATATCGTTAAAGGTGTTATGCATGATATTAAGCCACAAATGGAAGCATTAAAAGAAGgtataaagaaaaatattgaaGAAGGAGGTGAAGAAGGTATTATGAAAGATTGTGATGCTTTAAAAGATGGATTTAAGAATATTATGAAAAGCTTTGGAGGTGAGTTTTCTAACAATGTACAAGGTGCAACAGGAATACCTGGTAAATTATTCAAAGGatttttaaatgaagaGGAAACTAATGTTACagaaaatacaaatataaaagatgaaATAAAATCGTTATTAGAAGATGACAATACagatgatgatgatgacGATGAAGATGAACATCAAGAAACCCCtgataagaataataaGAATCCTGGAACGTCTACATTCAGAgggaaaaaataaatattataactAATATGGGAAatatcacatatatatatatatatatatatatatatatatatatatatatatgtttattcatatttattgttTTGTAGTATTTTTGAAAGCgatgttttttatttctttttttttttttataagaattaataattttatattttcctaatgtttttttaagaGATTCACGTTgtacattattatatatacatatatttttttacataatatGTATGAAAAATTGTTAATctattttttgttttgatattattatatatatttattttttcttaatgataattaataattaacatttttataatacataaCTAATTagttatataataattgaAAAATGTGCttttaaagaaattatacttatagaatattttatatcttaaaaaaaaaaaggaaaagaaatatattaaattaaaaggataaaatgaattcatattatttaaaatgaattcatattatttaaaaaagttaaataataagataaaataaatttttaatatatacacctatatatatatatatatatatatatatatgtagaaatatttaattttccacacttttctatttttaattagaacatatgtttattcatatttttttttatgaaggaaaatatttactttatttaaaatatttatcatccttgttatatattaacattaGCTTGTAAATACTATGTTTGaaaggaaaataataaattaaaaaaatatatataaataaaaatatatatatatatatatattttatatatactatgattatcatttataaagatgttatttgaatatgaataattaaacaacataaaaattttataatatttgatagatgcatatatgtatattacttattatatataaaatttttaagttaatttttttgtacCTTAATCTTAATTTTCCGGGAGAATTATGTACTTTTATATAGTATTTAACACTTTGTGTTAACcataaattttttttttttttaaatatatagattaatataaaactattgttcatatatatataatgtgGTATATTAAAACTATTGTTTGttgtaaaataaaataaataaataatttgaaaaaataaataagaaattataataatatattttcaaaaatatatatatttttttagGTTTTATTagtaattattatatatatattatattttttatatatatactttatatattcacatatattatattatatatatatttttatatatatagtatatatataaatataaatgaattcATGCAGTTAAACGTAGAAATATAcactatatatatatatatatatatacatattctatataattaaattatgtTACGGTTAATTGATATACATAATTTACAAATAGTTTCTatgtaaattatatttattttatttctccatataattaatttatttccttcataaaaagaaaaataaatatattattattttattggAAAAAAATGCtagtatataaatatatatatttatataaatttaaatgatatatgaaaattttcctatattttttttttaagtaCATGTACCttaatgttttttttataaataaaataatgtactatagattatatatgattataattattcttaatttactttttttatattaatttacatcatatataaaatgggatctattattaaaatgtataattttaaaataaaaaaatttatatttttttaattatgtatttttttttttttttttatttatattaataaaaatagaatttttatatggaacatatttatgtatttttttttttttttttttttttaaattatcattCTCTTGTTTTTATGTActtttttccttttcttttttttttttgggATCCACTGTttcttcttattattttatgaacgcatttatatattttaatatatttttataattcattattattagtttatttttttgtttataaatttaaagTAGTACTActattttaaaataaatatttttttttttttttttttttttttttttgtagaaagaaaaatatataaaaaaaataattaaatgaataaatgtaatattaggttttaaataattatatatattcatatatatgtttatttatttatttatttatttatttcctatttatttttaatatagttttgtataatttttaaatttaaacgttataaaatattatatatatattattattattattattatatattatgaaaaaagaggaaaaaaaaaaattgaaaaaaaggatataGTTATAGAATACACGTATTCtgttattttaaaaaatagatagttgtatatatatatatatatatatatatatatatgtgtattaatatattgttttatatattatatatatttatatatatatattacaaattatatgttgttattttaatttacatgtatctatatatcatattttttgtcgtataaaaatagaatattgtattttacaataaatgttatttttatattagttctattatataagaatatgtaaaatcttcataaaaatgaaagtatattaaatgatttgataatatttttattgttttaGATTACTATAACTgattttttcttatttttttcttattttttttgtatttattttttaatattttgatgttaatattacatttctttttttatttttttagtTGAAGAagtaattataatatttgaaaaaaaaaaaaaaaatatcacatatgttaaaaattagaatattacatattattataatttataaatatatacatatgtctatttatatatatatatatatatttatataataaatatatgtgaacctaaaaaatatatcccatgaatatattttttgcataaattgttttatgtgaattataaaatttgttttttttttttttatttttatttttgtttttttgtaagttatataaaatgttatataatagATCAAGTATCATAAAACGTAATgagaataataaatatatgtcCAAACGTTATTATGCAATTATGTATCATAAAATGATATCTGGggaatataatataaaaaaaaaaagtagAATGTTCTATTACattcttataaaaatattatttattagTTTTTTCATATGTATATTGAACATATCGAGCCATGTAAGTTAAAcaatttttcttttttgataattatatgataaaatgTATCAAATTGGATGcaatatttattatatattatatattacattatttttattttgtagGATACGTACTGTAAGGAGGTCAATAAgaaagataatataaaaggGTTATTTAGTATAAGATCAATCAGATTATTATCTGAACGTAAACAAAGAAATTATGGTAGACCTCAACCTACTGTATATGTTAATAATGGTGAGGAAGAATATTATGATGAAGAATATTCAGAGGAGGATACTTCGACAGATGAATTTGCTGAAGGTGaatattatgatgatgaagTAAATGAAGAAGGAAATTCTTATGAAGAATATTATGAGGAAGAAGgtgaaaattataataaggctttagaaaaatataatggTTATACATCAAAAAGTGGAGGTGTGTCATCAATGTTAAAATCTGTTATAAGTGGTTTTACTGAAACATGTAACGATGTAAAAGAAGCAGTGAAACCTAATATAAATACTTTAAAAGATACCCTATCAAGTGGTATAACAAATATTGATAAACATGTTGTGGGTAATGTTTctaatataataaataaaataacaaaagATTATGAGGATGATAGTGAAGAATATGATCCGtatgatgaatataatgaatatgatctatatgatgaaaatttGAATGAAGAAATGTCTGATGAAATGGAATATGAAGAGAACCATAATTTTCCTCCTAGTCGTTCTAATCTTATGAAAAGAGCATCAAATAACATGCAAAAAGTTCCAAGTAACATAAATGTTAATACTgtaaataaagaaaataagTCTTCAAATACTGGAAATAAATTTGTAGGAGAATTTAAAAGTAATTCTGATGGTGGTATGAATAACAGGGtaaataattcaaataaagCATCNNNNNNNNNNNNNNNNNNNNNNNNNNNNNNNNNNNNNNNNNNNNNNNNNNNNNNNNNNNNNNNNNNNNNNNNNNNNNNNNNNNNNNNNNNNNNNNNNNNNNNNNNNNNNNNNNNNNNNNNNNNNNNNNNNNNNNNNNNNNNNNNNNNNNNNNNNNNNNNNNNNNNNNNNNNNNNNNNNNNNNNNNNNNNNNNNNNNNNNNNNNNNNNNNNNNNNNNNNNNNNNNNNNNNNNNNNNNNNNNNNNNNNNNNNNNNNNNNNNNNNNNNNNNNNNNNNNNNNNNNNNNNNNNNNNNNNNNNNNgtgaatttaaaaataatgatgatggAGGTATGAAGAAAGAAACATCTACGACCAAAACTTTTGTGAgtgaatttaaaaataatgatgatggAGGTATGAAGAAAGAAACATCTACGACCAAAACATCTGTGAgtgaatttaaaaataattccGATGGGGGTcttaataaagaaatatcgacaccaaaaaattttgtgagtgaatttaaaaataatgcTGATGGGGATCTCAATAAAGAAATATCGACACCAAAAAATTTTGTGAGTGAATTCGAAAGTAATACAGATTCTTTTATGAATAAAGATCCATATACTCCTAAAAAATTTGTAAGTGAGTTCGAAAGTAATACCGATTCTTTTATGAATAAAGATCCATATACTCCTAAAAAATTTGTAAGTGAGTTCGAAAGTAATACAGATTCTTTTATGAATAAAGATCCATATGCTCATAGAAAATTTGTAAGTGAGTTTAAAAACAATTCTGATAGTGGCATAAATAAAGATTTGGATACAAAAGTAAGTATAgtaaatgaaaataaacataataatagcgataataaaaatatggaatCAGGTAGTAcaaaaaatgtattaagTGAAggtaaatataatgataatggAATGAATAAGAAACCTAGTActaatacaaatattaataatgaaaataatgaaaataataaaaataataaaaatactCATAATGAGAGTATAGGTTTATCAAATACTAAAAATCATACAGAACAAAATGTAAAGACACATTCATCAAATCATCCTGAGAATGAAACTAATAATAAAGTGCATAATACTAATGAAAGAGAATTTCCACAAACAGATAGAATCAATCTCAATAACCGTAAAGGAAGTGTTAGTGAatttaatgaaaatatagaggaaacaaaaaaacatattccacccaataaaaattatacacATCATACTcatgaagaaaataaagtagaaaaaaaaatgagcGATCAGGATGAAATGAAGGGACCAAAAGATGTCTCTAAAAATGTAGAATCAATTTCATCACAAGGAATGTCAAAACATATTCCTTATAATActgtaaaaaataaacattCAGGATTAAATATACCAAAAAATATTCCAATAAATAATGGAAGATTGAAAAAAGGATGTATGGTACATGAAATAGATTTTATGGGTAATAGTTCTAGAAGTACTACGAATGATACCAGAGAAAATGTTAAAATTAAAGAGAAATGTAATTCTGGAACTACTACAGGAAGaggaaaaaataacaaaaaaaatgatatagATAAATTAAAATCTGACCTTATAAATtctaaaaatatttcacctaaaaatgaaaaacaTATAGCAGATAAATTAAAACCTAATGTTGGAACAtctaaaaataatgaatcaaaaaaagaaaaaaatgttcCTGATAAAGcaaaaattgaaaaaaattctaGTAAAGGTAgtgaattaaaaaatacGAAAACTAAGGAAAAGGAAGTAAAAGGTAAAATTGttgataataaagaaaaaacgaccgaaaaaaaggaaaataatCATCAAGCAGTAAATTTTCAACCAAGTAAcataaacaaaaatttgctcagaaaaatattaagataatagaaaaaaaaaaaaaaaaaaaacaaattatgAATTCCGAAAGTAATCACATCTAGAAAACAAATaatagttatatatataaaagagAATTTAAGgtcatatattataaatataattatggGCAAAATGAAATAGTCTTGAgtaaattaatattttaaagaaatcgtgaatattattatgaagatgaatataaaattaataaaaaaatctGATGAATTTGgatcattatatatatatatatatttctatcgtaaataatttatgcgtttataaatattaagGGGAAAGAAAAATAAGTATAATATTGTTGATGGATTGGATAAAATACAATACGTAAAGTTCTTAATTCCATAAAAGGTCATATTTGGAAAGGATCCtcttataataataactgatttataaataataagtATTTTGTAgtagaaaaaataaagcAATAGATGTAGAATTGAATTTTGGTTATTGTTTTggaaaataattaaaagaaatgatatcttgtcattattttaccttatagaaaataaaaattttattaaatgatatttttAGATATTAATACATTAGGTATATTAcgaattatatatatataaattatacTACAGTTGTTTAGGTGATgagaattatataaataaatatttagCCCTATGGATATACTTCTttcaattatatatatatatatatatatatatatatatatattatttgtcaatataaattattattgaAGTGTTATTATTAACTCCAAGggtaaaatataaatatatatttttttataattattatatcatattataataatgtattattattaaagcaaatttattatataaataattataaataagtatattaatatatatatatatgtatgtatgtattatatttttgtaattGTATGacattttctttttattttgattttataaataaaacaatggcatttattaatatatatatatatatatatatatatatataactaCGAATgttttatgtttttattattgctatgtttttttgttttatatataaatatttgttatGTAAActatatttacatatatatcataaacAATTTTTCGAAAAACTCTATTAATATAgtttaattaaaaaatataacatatttttttaatatatgaagaaataCTTTAAGTATTGctaaatttttattttttatttttataagttTATTGTcttatttaatttttacataaaattaaatagATAATctattttaatatataaattaaataatagattaaaatatataaaacataaaaaaagaaacaacatatgttgttgtttttttatttttattttttatgtgttttatataatttatagaaatttatggattatatataagt
It includes:
- a CDS encoding putative exported protein (Plasmodium exported protein, unknown function~transcript variant 1; alternatively spliced); this translates as MVHFTKILAVTCFAATFQGSNNGVLSKSYNMNNKNVNNVGFRNNRILASNENHQEPGTSGTTSAAHGNTGSVPDIDNFINQTTSACGNLGSLLAPLLKGIKTNLFAKYVNDDGTAKQNIHTEHNLTDIVKGVMHDIKPQMEALKEGIKKNIEEGGEEGIMKDCDALKDGFKNIMKSFGGEFSNNVQGATGIPGKLFKGFLNEEETNVTENTNIKDEIKSLLEDDNTDDDDDDEDEHQETPDKNNKNPGTSTFRGKK
- a CDS encoding EMP1-trafficking protein; the encoded protein is MLYNRSSIIKRNENNKYMSKRYYAIMYHKMISGEYNIKKKSRMFYYILIKILFISFFICILNISSHDTYCKEVNKKDNIKGLFSIRSIRLLSERKQRNYGRPQPTVYVNNGEEEYYDEEYSEEDTSTDEFAEGEYYDDEVNEEGNSYEEYYEEEGENYNKALEKYNGYTSKSGGVSSMLKSVISGFTETCNDVKEAVKPNINTLKDTLSSGITNIDKHVVGNVSNIINKITKDYEDDSEEYDPYDEYNEYDLYDENLNEEMSDEMEYEENHNFPPSRSNLMKRASNNMQKVPSNINVNTVNKENKSSNTGNKFVGEFKSNSDGGMNNRVNNSNKASXXXXXXXXXXXXXXXXXXXXXXXXXXXXXXXXXXXXXXXXXXXXXXXXXXXXXXXXXXXXXXXXXXXXXXXXXXXXXXXXXXXXXXXXXXXXXXXXXXXXEFKNNDDGGMKKETSTTKTFVSEFKNNDDGGMKKETSTTKTSVSEFKNNSDGGLNKEISTPKNFVSEFKNNADGDLNKEISTPKNFVSEFESNTDSFMNKDPYTPKKFVSEFESNTDSFMNKDPYTPKKFVSEFESNTDSFMNKDPYAHRKFVSEFKNNSDSGINKDLDTKVSIVNENKHNNSDNKNMESGSTKNVLSEGKYNDNGMNKKPSTNTNINNENNENNKNNKNTHNESIGLSNTKNHTEQNVKTHSSNHPENETNNKVHNTNEREFPQTDRINLNNRKGSVSEFNENIEETKKHIPPNKNYTHHTHEENKVEKKMSDQDEMKGPKDVSKNVESISSQGMSKHIPYNTVKNKHSGLNIPKNIPINNGRLKKGCMVHEIDFMGNSSRSTTNDTRENVKIKEKCNSGTTTGRGKNNKKNDIDKLKSDLINSKNISPKNEKHIADKLKPNVGTSKNNESKKEKNVPDKAKIEKNSSKGSELKNTKTKEKEVKGKIVDNKEKTTEKKENNHQAVNFQPSNINKNLLRKILR
- a CDS encoding putative exported protein (Plasmodium exported protein, unknown function~transcript variant 2; alternatively spliced); amino-acid sequence: MVHFTKILAVTCFAATFQGSNNVILSKSYNMNNKNVNNVGFRNNRILASNENHQEPGTSGTTSAAHGNTGSVPDIDNFINQTTSACGNLGSLLAPLLKGIKTNLFAKYVNDDGTAKQNIHTEHNLTDIVKGVMHDIKPQMEALKEGIKKNIEEGGEEGIMKDCDALKDGFKNIMKSFGGEFSNNVQGATGIPGKLFKGFLNEEETNVTENTNIKDEIKSLLEDDNTDDDDDDEDEHQETPDKNNKNPGTSTFRGKK